Proteins encoded together in one Zonotrichia leucophrys gambelii isolate GWCS_2022_RI chromosome 1, RI_Zleu_2.0, whole genome shotgun sequence window:
- the ARGLU1 gene encoding arginine and glutamate-rich protein 1 — protein sequence MGRSRSRSSSRSKHTKSSKHNKKNRSRSRSRSREKERARKRSKSRESKRNRRRESRSRSRSNTAPSSRRDRDRDRDRASSPPDRIDIFGRTVSKRSSLDEKQKREEEEKKAEFERQRKIRQQEIEEKLIEEETARRVEELVAKRVEEELEKRKDEIEREVLRRVEEAKRIMEKQLLEELERQRQAELAAQKAREEEERAKREELERILEENNRKIAEAQAKLAEEQLKIVEEQRKIHEERMKLEQERQRQQKEEQKIILGKGKSRPKLSFSLKSQD from the exons ATGGGTCGGTCCCGCAGCCGGAGCTCGTCCCGCTCCAAGCACACCAAGAGCTCCAAGCACAACAAGAAGAACCGGAGCCGATCGCGGTCCCGATCCCGAGAAAAGGAGCGGGCAAGGAAGCGCTCCAAGTCCCGGGAGAGCAAGCGGAACCGGCGCCGGGAGTCCCGCTCCCGCTCGCGCTCCAATACGGCCCCTTCCTCCCGGCGcgaccgggaccgggaccgcgACCGCGCCTCCTCCCCCCCCGACCGTATCGACATCTTCGGGCGCACGGTGAGCAAGCGCAGCAGCCTGGATGAGAAACAGaagcgggaggaggaggagaaaaaagcagaGTTCGAGCGGCAGCGGAAAAT TCGTCAACAAGAAATTGAAGAGAAACTCATAGAGGAAGAAACTGCTCGAAGGGTGGAAGAACTTGTAGCTAAACGCGTAGAAGAAGAgttggagaaaaggaaggatgAGATTGAGCGAGAGGTGCTGCGCAGGGTGGAGGAGGCTAAGCGCATCATGGAAAAGCAGTTGCTCGAAGAACTCGAGCGACAGCGACAAGCTGAACTTGCAGCACAAAAAGCCAGAGAG GAAGAAGAGCGTGCAAAGCGTGAGGAACTAGAGCGAATACTAGAAGAGAATAATCGAAAAATTGCAGAAGCACAAGCTAAACTG GCTGAAGAACAATTGAAAATTGTTGAAGAACAAAGAAAGATTCATGAGGAGAGGATGAAACTAGAACAAGAGAGACAGCGTCAGCAAAAGGAAGAGCAAAAAATTATCCTGGGCAAAGGAAAGTCTAGGCCAAAACTGTCCTTCTCCCTAAAAAGCCAGGATTAA